Sequence from the Aerosakkonema funiforme FACHB-1375 genome:
AGGTACACCATTCAGTACCAGACTCTGCGGCGGATTGCCAGTTGTTCTAGGTCGCTGTCGCTGAGTGACGCGGGGAGCGCGTCCTTCCCGCACTGCTGCCAAGAAAGGCATCAGACGGTCTACAGAAATCGCAAATCCGATCCCAATGTTGCCACCAGTACGACTGTTAGTAAAAATCGCCGTGTTGACGCCGATTAATTCTCCTTGGCTGTTCAGGAGTGGCCCTCCCGAATTGCCCGGATTGATGGCAGCATCAGTTTGAATCAAGCCGCGTTCTCTGTCAAGACGGCTGACGATCCCAACAGTGAAAGTGCCGGCAAATCGACCGAACGGATTGCCGATCGCAAATGCTCGCTGTCCCACTTGCACCGAACCGCTACGCGCCAAACGAATGGTAGGCAGATTGCTGGCACCGCGAATTTTGAGGACAGCTAAGTCAACACCATTATTCCCAAACGCAATCACATCTGCTTGAAATCGCCTATTATCCGCCAATACGACCGATACGCTGCGGCGGGAGTCTTGTACGACGTGAGCGTTGGTCAAAACGAGACCGTCTGGGCTGATGATGCTACCACTACCAGTCCCATTGCCCACGATTACAGATACCACTGCGGGACTGGCGCGTTGGTAGACTCGAACATTAATTTGTTCGTCAACGTCTTGGGCTTGTGCTGGCGCACAATCGAGGGATAGCAGACTGGTGATGCCAATAGCGTTAATACCGGTAAGACCGATCGCGGCTCCCGCACTTAATATCCCTGATGTAATTAAAGATAGAAGTTTCTTATTCATCCGATACTTTTTTGCTAACAAAAGCTAACAAATACATAAGTTGAGGTTGTCTCTCAACCAAGGCGTATCAACCAATGCACGAAGAAAGATTCCTCGCGCACCATTCAAGTCTCGGTTCATAACACGATTATCAATCTGAGACTTGATGAATTTAGCCCCGCCTAATTTCTCGATAATTTCGCCTGTCCAGCTAACAGTTTTTGATGTATAAGCTTCGTTAACATCAAGCACTACTTTGCTATATTCAAATGCTTTATGTTTCAATGGCTATCAACCTTCAACTAGGATATGATGTTTATTACGATACTTGAACGCGGTTATAGCTTATTTTGTTCCCAGGATGGCATCACCGCATTGGATGGATTTAGCTAGAAATTTTCATCGCGGTTTGATTTATCGATCGTCTGAGCAGCAATTGCTAATTTTAACGAGGATCTGTAGGTACTCCCAAAGGTTTTCCATACCGATCGTAAACTAAAATATCCCATTGTCCATTGACGCTGGTTTCAAAAGCAATTATAGTACCATCTCCATTAATTGTAGGATTTCGTACTTCTGCTTGCAAGTTGGCTGTGAGGTTGCGTAACAGGCGCGTTTGGCGATCGTACAGAGCAATGCCCGATCGACCTTGGCGAACGGTGGCGAAGACGATATAACGACCATCTTGGGAAATAGAAGGATGAGTTGCGATCGCATCGAAGGAGTTTAGTCCGGGCAAATCGAGCAAACGCCGCTCCACTATATCGTAAAGATAAATATCCTGACGCCTCCTACGATCCGAGCTAAAGACAATGTAGCGACTGCCG
This genomic interval carries:
- a CDS encoding trypsin-like peptidase domain-containing protein — encoded protein: MNKKLLSLITSGILSAGAAIGLTGINAIGITSLLSLDCAPAQAQDVDEQINVRVYQRASPAVVSVIVGNGTGSGSIISPDGLVLTNAHVVQDSRRSVSVVLADNRRFQADVIAFGNNGVDLAVLKIRGASNLPTIRLARSGSVQVGQRAFAIGNPFGRFAGTFTVGIVSRLDRERGLIQTDAAINPGNSGGPLLNSQGELIGVNTAIFTNSRTGGNIGIGFAISVDRLMPFLAAVREGRAPRVTQRQRPRTTGNPPQSLVLNGVPINDRLGPGDNILPVDNSFFKVYSFQGTAGQQVAIEMISREIDPFLILIGPNRREIAQDDDSAGGKNARIAVTLPMSGTYLLLANSYEPGESGSFILRALASGAGRRNRYRGENFILQQEGVLGPGTAVLPSDGSFYRVYSFEGNAGQSVTITLESADFDPYLALLGPDGQKLAENNNVTQNDRNSVLTVTLPRAGVYRAVVNAYKAGSRGRYLLTIR
- a CDS encoding TolB-like translocation protein — protein: MKRFILFSVITTLSLTACSTYPTIQQLPFDAGEGTINSPAADMEPQIGSRYIVFSSDRRRRQDIYLYDIVERRLLDLPGLNSFDAIATHPSISQDGRYIVFATVRQGRSGIALYDRQTRLLRNLTANLQAEVRNPTINGDGTIIAFETSVNGQWDILVYDRYGKPLGVPTDPR